The nucleotide sequence GTTCATAAACAAGCGCTCGCCAATCGCCATGGCTTGCGGGTCTTTGGACACATCCTCAGGCTTCATTGCGATGAATTTTGCGTACAAAGGCGCCACTTCAGCATTGCCCTTGGCCACTTCCTTTTCATACTGGCCTTTTTGGGACCACTTCTCGGTCAGCGCACCAGGGTAGCTGCCCAGGCCTGGATACATAGCTAAATAGACAGCGGCAAACACCAAGGTGATCACAAACAACCACACCCACCAGCGAGGCAAGGGATTGTTCATTTCACGAAGGTCTCCGTCCCACACATGCCCTGTGGTGTTGTCATGCGCTGTCATGGCCTTGGCTTTGCCACTAAACCACAGCAGCAGTAGACAAGCCACGATCGCCACCACCGTAATGGCAGCCACATAAATGGACCAAAAGTTACTTGTAAAGTCGCTCATTTTTATTCCTTATCAGGGGTCAGTCCTGCTCAAATGGCAGGTTGGCGGCTTCAGTAAAGTCTTGGGCGCGGCGCTTAGAGCAGGCCCACCAGACGATGCCAATGAAAGTCACCATGCTGACCACGGTCGCAACAGATCTCAGGGTATTGATATCCATGTTGTTCTCCTGGTTCAATTACTTGAGAGCCAAGCCCAACACCTGCAGGTAGGCAATGGTGGCTTCGAGTTCAGTTTTTCCCTTAACTTCTTCAGAGGCTTTTGCAATTTGCTCATCGGTGTAAGGCACCCCCACTTTGCGCAACGCTGCCAAGTGCGAAGGTAGGCTCTCTGCGTCTACCAAGTTAGTTGCAAGCCATGGATAGGCTGGCATATTGGATTCAGGCACGACGTCACGCGGATTCACCAAATGAATGCGATGCCACTCATCACTGTATTTACCGCCCACACGCGCCAAGTCAGGCCCCGTGCGTTTGCTCCCCCATTGGAAGGGGTGGTCATACACTGACTCGCCGGCCACGGAGTAGTGGCCGTAGCGCAAAGTCTCGGCACGGAAAGGACGGATCATTTGCGAGTGGCAGTTGTAGCAACCTTCGCGAATGTAGACGTCACGTCCCGCAAGTTGCAAAGCTGTGTAGGGCTGGATGCCCTTAATCGGCTCAGTCGTCGATTTTTGGAAGAACAAAGGAACGATTTCCACCATTCCCCCAGCCAGCAGCACCACCAAGATCAAAACGATCATCAAGAAGTTGCTGGTTTCAATTTTCTCGTGCGACAAGCCCGAAGATTTAGGTTGATTAGCCATGTTGTTTTTCTCCTTTAGGCGTGGGCAGCAGCTGCGGGGATCGTCACGCTAGAAGCGCGGCCAGCGGTTGCTGTTTTCAGCGTGTTCCACAACATGATCAACATGCCACCCAGGTAAAGCAAACCACCGA is from Rhodoferax aquaticus and encodes:
- a CDS encoding cbb3-type cytochrome oxidase subunit 3, yielding MDINTLRSVATVVSMVTFIGIVWWACSKRRAQDFTEAANLPFEQD
- the ccoO gene encoding cytochrome-c oxidase, cbb3-type subunit II produces the protein MANQPKSSGLSHEKIETSNFLMIVLILVVLLAGGMVEIVPLFFQKSTTEPIKGIQPYTALQLAGRDVYIREGCYNCHSQMIRPFRAETLRYGHYSVAGESVYDHPFQWGSKRTGPDLARVGGKYSDEWHRIHLVNPRDVVPESNMPAYPWLATNLVDAESLPSHLAALRKVGVPYTDEQIAKASEEVKGKTELEATIAYLQVLGLALK